In the genome of Brachypodium distachyon strain Bd21 chromosome 3, Brachypodium_distachyon_v3.0, whole genome shotgun sequence, the window GATCACTAGTTCACTTATTGCCCCGGTGTAAATTCGAAATGAAATGTCCAATTATTTGTGGCTGTTCATTGTCAGATCTGTAGTTCCTTTCAGCAGCAACATTTCATACTTCAGAATAAATGACAGTTTTCATGACCAGATGTTGAGAAGGCAATATTTCAACATCTTGCTTTGTCAGTACGTGATTGAACAAGAAATGTTGAAACACAACCTACTACAAAATGTGGTTACTCCACTACAAGAAACTTGCTATTGCTGCTTTACAAGAGAACTTGACAGCCTCTATTCCACTCGATAAGCCATGAAGAAACTGAGCTGAAAAGCCACATGAGGTTCCCTAAGAATTCTATAGCTGCAGGACCAGAAGCCAGTGTATTACAGAAAAGCCTAATTCTGGTCAGAAGTGTCCTTGGCATTGACCTGAGACCCAGCCAAGTCCTCCAGAGTGAAGCTGAGAGTATCTGTTGGGCCTTTCTTCACCTCCTCTCCTTGCTCCGCTAGGAAGTCCTCGATGCTCCCGGGCTGCCCAAACCAGCCAAGCCTATCTGCCATCAGGTGGAGGTTATTGCAGCCACCACAACGGGCGACCACCACTCCGTTTTCATAAGACTCCCGGCTGGCCATCTTCATGGACCTGGTCTCGCATACCTTGCAAGTAAAGATCATGGCGAGGTCGTGCCTCGGTGAGATCTTCAAGCTCGAGGCGTCCCTAACTTTGAAGCTCGACTCTGCTGCAGGGGCTGAAGCTGGTGGGGTAGCGGTTTTGGAATCGTCTAGGTCCTGTCGAGGCTCGTTGGTCGCATTGTTGGTCGCTTCGATGATTGTTTGGAGGGATCTTAACCCTGCAGTGGCCGGAGAAGGAAATACAAATCCTGCGAGGACAATGGTTTCCAACTGGCAGTTAACTCACTTGCGTTGCAGAAGCGCAAATAACTGACATACATATATAATGAAATGGTACATGATTCAGTTATTTGCCAATCTTTCAGGAACTAGGAACTTCCCACAAAGGAACATGAACACCACCAAACCTAATGGTTGGTTGTCAGGCGTCCTACCTTTGGACGCAATCTTAAACCATCATTTTAACACAGCAGAAAGGAACCACGCTCCTGTCCTAATTAGACTAGATTGCTAAACACACAGTCCTAGGATCACAGAGATTTCAACCTACACCTGCGCCACATGACCTAAACAAACCCCAACCAAATCAAAGCCCGCAGCAAAATCATTCACAGCGGGCGCGCCTGCGCATAATCTAAGAAAGAACATGGAGGATCTACAAAACCTAATCAGCAAGGCTCCGAAATTTTCAGGATTCAGTGtcttaagaaaagaaagaggatTTTTAACCTTCAATCCCCAAGGGAGAGGTGCTAGGATTTAAGCAGGAGACAAGTGGGTAGCAACCTGGGGGCAGACCTCGGGAGGAGGGAGCGGGCGGTTGAGCCAGGACGCCcgcaaggcggcggcgcagcagcggcagcaatCGGGCGGCGGACATGGCGTTCGGCGGAGGACAGCAGCCGCAGAGCCGCAGAGGGAGAGCGTGTCTTCTTGGGAAGAAAGAAACGAGCAGGCACAAAGCAAGCAGAGAACCAAGTTTGCCTAGTTCTAGCAGTGGTCCGGGCTTTATATGGGTCTTACGAAGTTATGGGCTTTCGACAGGCCCCTAAAAGAACTGCCTGGAATATTATTTTCTAAATTACTCCCCAAAATCGTGTAAGTTAACCCAGAAAACTCCAGCAGTTACAAACTATCtgctttttgtgtgtgttggtcgaacatatttttgttttttaattcAACTCGGAAAGGACTATCGACTTCGCAAACCACAAATTGCTATTGCTACTTATATTTATCACGAAACATAGCTTcataaaagattttttttctaataaattgatggtcaaagtatCACGATGAAGATCgtttcaattttattttttttgaaacgtCAACGGTGGGGGCGGGGCGGCCCCCACCTGAAACAGCAACCTTTTATTAAGCCCCAAGGGGCAACGGAAAGGAATGGGGTAGATACAAGCGGGGGATTTACACGGGGGAGACAAGCTTAGAACAAACATCATAACACCAAGAACTGAGGGCAGAGCTAGCGGGGGCGCAGGAGGAGCGGCAAGGTCTCGGAGGAGCCGGGCGAGGGCGGCGTCAGAGTGGGGGGCTGCATCGAACACGCGCCGATTCCTGCTTTTCCAAATGCTCCACGGCAGAAGGAGTAGGGCTGTACGCGCGGCCATGGGCGGGAGCAGCCGAAGCGAGTAGAGCACCGAGCCGCACAACGAGTCGAAGGACCCCGCGCGGGGGAGGCGAGCGGCGCGAGGCGTCCACAACCGAAGAAGAGGTGGAGCAGGTCTTGGTGCGCAGAACGGGCAGGCGGGGGAATCCAGGCAGCCGAGGCGGTGGACGAAGGCACACGTGCGCGTGTTGCCGTGGCGCCCGATCCAGAAGAAGACTTGAACCTTTTTGGGGGCCAAGTTAAGCCAGTTGGGGTCGGAGAGCGGGAGATCAGGCCCGCGGGGGTGGAGCAGGCCGTAGAGGACCCCGGCGGAGGGGCGGGCGCCAGAAGAGACGAAGCGCACGTCGTGGGCGTCTGGTTGCGGGCGACGAACACTCGTGCGGAGGGCCGCAATGAGCCGTGGACGAAGCGGGAGCACGACGCCATCCTCGGAGAAGGACGAATCATGAGCTTCTCCCCCGCCTCCTAACCTTCGTTCACGGAATCATGTTGAAGTTAATTCGTACCCTCAGCCGAAGCCATGGTCATAATCTTCCTCCTGACATCCATGTTGCATACGCTTATTCTTCATTTTTCCGCCTCTTCTCATTCCCTTGCCTTCCGCCTCCTCGTTTCGGGGTGTTATCGGAGAACACATACACTCGGGCTAGAGGCAACGCCGGCGATGAGTCGTCGATTCCGCCTTTGCAGCATCCACACCATCACGCTCTCCCTGGTTTTCCCGCAGATGATTTATTTATGTTCCgcacccgcaaaaaaaaaaagatttattTATGTTCCGAATAGGCAAAACAAAAGCAATAACAAAAAAGGAGAACGTACgtaccattttttttagataaaaaaGGAGAACGTACCATGTCCAAGAGGCAAAAAACAAAGGGATGCACCATCATTTCTCTTGGCGGCTGATCTGATTTAATTGCGATCTGTTCCGACTTTGCGAGTCAAGTCCCATGTTCAGGAGGAGTCATCTATATATGTGCACGCTGCCGCTTGGCGCTTGCACAGGGCCAGGTCCTCCTTGTTTGATCCATACAGACGGGATCAATTTAAGCGAGCGATATCATAGGACATGCACGTACCCGTGGATATGCGAAGAAAATGGATTGCATCATCATCTTAAAATCATACAGCAATTCAAATACGGAGCAGTAATTTGCAGCCAGCAGTAGCACAGCCTAGTCTTGCGTACTTAATTTTTGAGTTTTTTACTCACTTGTATGCGATCACACCAGTgctgacaaaaaaaactatactTGGCCGTAGCGGTGGACCCCAACGAGTATACGGAATCAAATTGCGGCCTTTAAATATGTGTCCAGTAGAAGTTACAAATGAGTACCAAAAACAGGGTTCTCACGCATTTAGAGATACAAACCAGGATCCAataacacacaaaaaaaaaccaggaTCCAATAACACAAATTATCATAGTTACTGCTAGAACACAAGTTTGTTGCATCAGGCAGATGAAGGCTTCCTGTAAAACCGTACTCCTTCCTAGCCATTAAATTCTTCCTAGCAGCAATAAGCCGACCACTTTAAGAGGATAGCTTGGATAACACGCGTCCCCAAAGGAAACAACATGTAAACCATGTCCATGGCAAGCACCATAAAGACCCCGGCCACTGAACGAGGTCCGGCCCACGTACCGACAACGTAGCTACCCCCCAGGccgaaaaaacaaacaattaCAAGACAGATGAGACCATTATGTCCCACGATAGCGATTTTCTTGTTATTTATGTTTGCGGCCAGCATTCCGATGATTGCCAAGGCCGTGAAGAAGGCCATCGTGTTGAAGAAGTAAAACCACGTGTACCTATCACGGAATTTGTCGTGCATAACCGACTTACCAGCGACTCGTCCTTttgcctcgtcgtcgtcggcccaGAAACCACCGGGTGGGGTGAGCCCCGCGGTGAAGGTGACGGTGGCAACCAGTGAACTAACGAGCAACAACCAGCCACGGTAATCCTGCTGCTTGTTTTCATCGGATTCCTTGGCGGCGGGCACCAGATTCTGAAGGCCGTCGACAGCAACCGCCGCCAGCCGACCGTCGCCGGAAGGGACAAACAGCACCGGCATGCCATTGGCTTCTCTTAATACCTTGAGCAACTCATCGATCGACATGTGAGGACCTTCATGGGCAACAGTAATGAtctcttgctgctgctgctgcgacgAATCTCCCGACATGTTCTCTGAATCTCTGAATGCAACAAATATCAGCGACGCTGGTTAATTTTCTTGTGTAATGTTAGCCCAAATTGAGCTCCATCCTTTACCAAAATACTATAGCACGCTCACATTTCCGAaaattttactttgaccaGCGAATAGTCCACCTATTCTTACATTCCGAGATTAAATTCATTCGAATTTTTTATCAGTGTCAAATTTGCATCAACGGTTCCATACATATAGGTAGATCTAGCCAACGAACTTTGTGTTGGCCTGGGGGCAATCTTTTACACCTTGATGTAACCTCTATTTGATTAATATATCTCccttttgcgcaaaaaaataatacagcTGAATGTTATGTTTATACTGCTACATACTGGTACTACATAGAAAGAGAGGAGGCAGTGCACGCTAGTGCCTATTCGAATTTATGCATCTACATGTAAGTTCGAATTCATTCGAGAAATGAGGATAGAAGCGTCGGGGGAGAGAGACTTCATACCTGTTGGTGTTGCTAGCTAGAGGAGGTCAACGCGCTTCAGCGAACGCAGCTTGAAGGGGCTAGCACCAGATCTAGATCAGCTGCAGCTCAAAACAAGGTTAATCAGTGTTATATAGCCATCATGCATTATTGGGCTGGAGATGGCACCTTTGGATTCCCCTGCCAGCCCTGGTTCCTTTCTGCAGGCGCTCCTCGCCCCGTCCCCTGCCGTGGCGCCGCAGGCGGTTGAGGTCCCTCGCCAGCGTCTGAACTCCGCCATTATTGCTCCTGCTGGCTTTCTTGCTGGGTCCGGTGGTAATGGCTCCCGCCAGGTTTCTGAGGATGGTAGACAAGAGCGCATTGATGGCGGTGGGTGGACGTTGGTGGATAGGTCCAGGCGCAGGATCGATGGGCCGGCTGGGGGTGCGAGGAGCGGACCGTTGGTGCCATCTCGTTTCCGTGCTCTGCTACTTAAGAGAGCATGGGGCAGATGCTTTCGTTGTCTTGCCTCAAACCACCGTGTGGCGGAGTGTAGGAATCCGGCGGTGTGCCTGCTTTGCGGGAAGGTGGGTCATAGGGCTCGGTGGTGCCGGGGTGCTGATCTGCCTCCGCCGCTTCCGTCCCGTGCCGCTGGTGCTGGTCCTGCACCTCGCGTCGGCCGAGCCGCGCCGGGCTCGTCCTTCAAGTTCGCTGCCTCGTGTTGAGCTGCCGTCTTCGCCAGGCCCGCTCCTTCCTCCGTCGGCTGCCCCTTGTTTCGGCTCGTCTTCTTCAGGCTTGCTGCCTCCTCCGTCGGCTGCCCGTTGCGTCGGCCGCGTTGTGCCGGTTTCTGCTTCAAGTTCGCAACCTCCGCCACCCCCCCGAGAGGCCCCTGCTGCGATGAACTCGCCTGGTGGTGACCCAGCTTGTCGGCGGGAGTTCGTCCGTGCTACCGCTGCCAGGTCGGCGGATGTGGCTGCTCGTGATCAGGATTTGGGGCGGCGTGCTGTGGTGGCGGTGTTCAGTGGCGATTCTAGAACCTCAAATGAGGGTGGGCTCAAAATGACAAAACACTATACTAAATTGACTTTAAAAAAGGGACTATCGTCTaatgtgattcaaattcaTACATCAATGTGTGATAGTAttgaaaaacacaaaaatacaaTTAGATACCTTGCTAAGTTGCTAATATAACGAGAATTAGTCCCCACATAACAGTATGCATCGGCTATCAAGTGACCTGCACATCAAAATAAGCAAAATCAGTGAATACTAGCTAGGCTCAAAATTATAGTAAATTCAAAATAATTATGTATATCTCTAAGTTATTACGTTTCTTTCTTTCGGCAAATGTCCTCTGCGATCTTTCATCGATTGGAATCGCTTCGTAATTTTAGCATCATCAATACTTTTGAATATCTCCCGTTCGGTGTAGCACACCATCAAGTCATTGAGCCACCCATCTGATAGCTTGTTTCGCAAATCTGTCTTGATGATACTCATTGCTGAAAATATTCGCTCAACAGATGCCGTAGCCACAGGAAGGATCAATGTAAGCTCAATAAGCCGATAAACCAATGGGAatgttttatctttttttgtttcaaccATCAATTGAGAAAGTTTGGAAATATCAGAACACCCATGGAATTTCTCACTTCTCCTGATATTAAGAATGAAGATTTGTAGCTGACTTCTTAACATTAACCGATCGGAGATGGTGAAATCCGCTTCATAGATCTCAGCAAGTCGAACAAGTTTATCAACATTAAACATAGCGAAGGAGTTGCTTGGATTAAGACAAGACATGCATACCAATAACTCTGAGGAAACTTCATTGAAGCGATGATTTATCTCAGTCATAGTCGCATCAATAGCAACATTGAATATATCGACCTTGTAATAATGGCGTAGAGTCACTTTATTCTTCGGTCGAACAGATTCACCCATTGGTACAGTAAGATCATCCATATTTGGCACATTTATGCCATACTCCTCACAAAAACTTTTCACTTGGTCAAGTAATGGTTCCCACCCATTGTCCCTGACATCTTGCAAGCGTGTTTTCACATCTGAGATTAAACCCATAGCTTCAACAATATCTTGATCCTTCCTCTGCAAAGCTTGTGAGAGATCATTTGTGATGGTCAACAGGCCTATTAAAAAGTTCAGGATGAAAACAAATTCATAGCATTCCATCTTCTTTACCAAACCACCAGCTCCACCTACACTAGAGTGTTCACGAGCATCGGTACTTACAATTGTTAGCACATCTACTACCGACTCCCACATCTGATATATACGGAGCAAGGTTTTTAGGTGTGAGCCCCATCGAGTATCTCCAGGTCTTGCTAGGCCAGATTCCTGATGCAGCCCTTTTCCAGATGAGATCTTACCATTTTCTAACTTTTCCAACAAGACATCTTGGTGCTTTGCAATTAGTGTATCTTTTCTCTTGCAAGATGCACTCACTTGAGTAACTATCAATGGAACGTGGTTGAAGAAATCAGAAATACACTTACTGCACTTAGCAATGGTTACAACCACCAGTTGTAATTGatgagcaaagcaatggaCATAGAAGGCATGTGGACTATCGTCTCGAATCAATTTCTGCAAACCATTAAATTCCCCCCTCATATTTGAAGCTCCGTCATATCCCTGTCCACGTAGCCTAGAAATAGGTAAATCATGTAATGCAAGAAGGTGTAGCAGAGCTTCCTTTAATGCGGCAGATGTACAATCTGAAATATGCTTCATTGCAAGAAACCTTTCCATGACCTTCCCTTGATTGTTCACGAACCTACATGTGCCACAAAATTTTAGTGTTAGGAGAACTCATGGCATAATAATTTTATAAAAGATAGACAAAATATGTGAAGCTAACCTCACAATCACAGCCATTTGCTCTTTTATTGATGAATCTCTAGCCTCGTCAATAAGCACTGCAAAGTTCCTATCTCCAATTTCACTCTTAATTACAGATGTGACTTCTTGAGCGCAACATTTTGCAAGTTGCTTTTGAATATCTGAACAAACCATAAGTGCATTTCCTGGCCCCTTCTCAAATGCTTCCTTCACTTCACTATTCTTATCTTTGTACCACTCTAACAACTCTTTGAAATTTCCCTTGTTGATGGAAGTAGAAGATTCGTCATGTCCACGAAAAGCTTCCCCCTGTGCTATGAGATATCTTGCACAATCTAAAGAAGCCGTCAAACGGATTTTGTACGCTATTTCAGACTCTTTAGAGTAAGCATGTATTTTACTAGACACACTTGATCGTTGATTTATGAAATCTTCACATTTACCCCTTGCAATGTTATGGAAACTATTTGGACCACCAACATGTTTTTTAAAAGCAGCAGTAGCGGTCTTCCAACGACTATACCCATCTCTTGAGAACACATCATTTCCAAATGTGTTGGGTTGTGCTGTTTTCTTGAAAAGAAAGCAGTAGAAGCAAAAGGCGGCATTCTCTTTCACACTATATTCCAACCAATCATACTTACCAAGCCATGATCTTTGAAACGATCTCCATACTTTACCATCAAGTGTCTGCTCAAAGACAAGCCCATTTGCTTCTGTTCGACCCTTCAATAAATATGCCCTCCTCACTTCATCTCTAATTTCATTAGCATAATCTTCGATGGGTATCCGAAGAGCGGGGTCAGGAATAATGTGATTAGGATCAAATTCTAGCCGAAGCCTCTTAGGTCGATGTGTGCTCTCATCAACTGTGGAATTTGTGCTCACATTGGTTGCAGGATTTGTGCTCTCGCTGATTGGTGGAATTGGACCGCTCTCATTTCTCGGGGGATTTGGAATTGTTCTCTCAGTCTCATCGGCGCCATCATCAGTTGGTGGAGCACTTGATTTTTTCGTCAAATACCGACGCAAATCGCCTGTACTGCGATCACCGGATGACACAGAACGTTTCTTCATTTGAAAATctatttcaaaaaataaaaaatatactacATCATTGATCAAACAAGCTAGTACGAAATAAACTGTAATTACATACACCAGGTCACCAGCAGACAGCAGTAGTCGCTAGTTTACTAGCGTTTGCATGCTTTTTGTACCACGACTTTTCCTGGAAGCTGGCCGTCGGCCGCCTCTGCCTTCAACTTCCGTTCAGGCTCACGATCTGACCGGCGAAGTGGCGAATTAGCGATCCTGGCTGGtgtgtgcggcggcggctgcgcgaGCGAGACCAGAGAAATCGATCGAATCTGTTGTTCATCTGCGGCTCGTAAATTGGGAATTGATCGATCTGACCACGATTCCTCCCGTAACCCCCCCTCTTGGGCCACTATAAGGCCTCAAGTTAACCTCCACAAGGCCCAGTTAAGTATATTAGTCggtattgttttttttacgggAGTTCTCTTCTTCCCTGGCTGATGAACTCCTTTGTTGAAACGATCCTGCATCCCTGCACCTAtatttgactttttttttttgcaaaaatggaGGGTAGGCTAGAGCCTGACGAAGCCCACCTGGTGAAATCGCCCCTGGCGGTGTTGGTTGGTTTCCAGCCAAACCTGCTGCTTTCCTCGCTGTGGTGGGGTGTGGCTGGTTTCTTCCGGATCAgcgaggcggaggtggaggtgtCTCACTTCACACCGGGGGAGTTTCTCATCGTCTTCTCCAACCTGGCGCTCAGGAATGAAGCTCTGCGAGTGGATGGACCGATGGTCATAGGTGACCTCTCGTTCATGCTCTCGCCTTGGTCTCGTTTTCGCAGGGCGACAGCGGCGCAGCTGTGCTACAAGGTGCGGGTCTGTGTGGAGGGGACATCGCTTCTGTTCGCAAGCTCTTCGACGACGGCTCCATCATCGACGGCCTGGATTCCTCTACGAATTCCGTGCAGGAAACGGCGGTCTATACTGTGTGGGTGTGGATGGACGACGTCAACAAGCTTGGATATTGCGAAGAGCGCAAGCTTGGATAAGAGCGCTTTCTTAAAGGGTCGGAGTATTCAGGAACTTTCTCTTCGTCCAAAATGCAATTCAGGACACTTTCAGAAGGAAGTGGCCTTTGGTTTTTTTGAAGTTGGATATTGCGAAGGCTTTTGACTCGGTGCATTGGGGCTTTCTTTTGGAGCTTATGCAGTGGATCGGTTTTGGGCAGAAGTGGAGAGATTTAGTGGCCATTTCTctggcttcctcttcttctcgaGTGCTTCTCAATGGAATCTCGGGTCTGCCCTTCTTGCACAGGCGGGGGCTTCGGCAGGGAGACCCGCTCTCCCCTCTGCTTTTCATTTTGGTGATGGAGCCACTTCAGAAAATGTTTGAGTTGGCGACGGACAGGGGcactctctctcctctccaacATGTGGCTCGTCGGATGAGGGTGAGCCTGTATGCTGATGATGCCGCGCTCTTTGTGAACCCGGCCAGGGAAGACTTCGTGGTTGCGCGGGAGATTTTAAAGTGTTTCGGGGATGCTTCTGGGCTGCGGGTCAATATCGATAAATGTTTGGCCGTGCCGATCAGATGTGAGGAGCTGGATATGGAGCTGATTTTGGAGCCGTTTGGAGGTGCGATTGGGGC includes:
- the LOC100837487 gene encoding uncharacterized protein LOC100837487 isoform X2; translation: MSAARLLPLLRRRLAGVLAQPPAPSSRGFVFPSPATAGLRSLQTIIEATNNATNEPRQDLDDSKTATPPASAPAAESSFKVRDASSLKISPRHDLAMIFTCKVCETRSMKMASRESYENGVVVARCGGCNNLHLMADRLGWFGQPGSIEDFLAEQGEEVKKGPTDTLSFTLEDLAGSQVNAKDTSDQN
- the LOC100837487 gene encoding uncharacterized protein LOC100837487 isoform X1, coding for MSAARLLPLLRRRLAGVLAQPPAPSSRGLPPGFVFPSPATAGLRSLQTIIEATNNATNEPRQDLDDSKTATPPASAPAAESSFKVRDASSLKISPRHDLAMIFTCKVCETRSMKMASRESYENGVVVARCGGCNNLHLMADRLGWFGQPGSIEDFLAEQGEEVKKGPTDTLSFTLEDLAGSQVNAKDTSDQN
- the LOC112271750 gene encoding uncharacterized protein LOC112271750 → MSGDSSQQQQQEIITVAHEGPHMSIDELLKVLREANGMPVLFVPSGDGRLAAVAVDGLQNLVPAAKESDENKQQDYRGWLLLVSSLVATVTFTAGLTPPGGFWADDDEAKGRVAGKSVMHDKFRDRYTWFYFFNTMAFFTALAIIGMLAANINNKKIAIVGHNGLICLVIVCFFGLGGSYVVGTWAGPRSVAGVFMVLAMDMVYMLFPLGTRVIQAILLKWSAYCC
- the LOC112271707 gene encoding zinc finger MYM-type protein 1-like, encoding MKKRSVSSGDRSTGDLRRYLTKKSSAPPTDDGADETERTIPNPPRNESGPIPPISESTNPATNVSTNSTVDESTHRPKRLRLEFDPNHIIPDPALRIPIEDYANEIRDEVRRAYLLKGRTEANGLVFEQTLDGKVWRSFQRSWLGKYDWLEYSVKENAAFCFYCFLFKKTAQPNTFGNDVFSRDGYSRWKTATAAFKKHVGGPNSFHNIARGKCEDFINQRSSVSSKIHAYSKESEIAYKIRLTASLDCARYLIAQGEAFRGHDESSTSINKGNFKELLEWYKDKNSEVKEAFEKGPGNALMVCSDIQKQLAKCCAQEVTSVIKSEIGDRNFAVLIDEARDSSIKEQMAVIVRFVNNQGKVMERFLAMKHISDCTSAALKEALLHLLALHDLPISRLRGQGYDGASNMRGEFNGLQKLIRDDSPHAFYVHCFAHQLQLVVVTIAKCSKCISDFFNHVPLIVTQVSASCKRKDTLIAKHQDVLLEKLENGKISSGKGLHQESGLARPGDTRWGSHLKTLLRIYQMWESVVDVLTIVSTDAREHSSVGGAGGLVKKMECYEFVFILNFLIGLLTITNDLSQALQRKDQDIVEAMGLISDVKTRLQDVRDNGWEPLLDQVKSFCEEYGINVPNMDDLTVPMGESVRPKNKVTLRHYYKVDIFNVAIDATMTEINHRFNEVSSELLVCMSCLNPSNSFAMFNVDKLVRLAEIYEADFTISDRLMLRSQLQIFILNIRRSEKFHGCSDISKLSQLMVETKKDKTFPLVYRLIELTLILPVATASVERIFSAMSIIKTDLRNKLSDGWLNDLMVCYTEREIFKSIDDAKITKRFQSMKDRRGHLPKERNVIT